A window of Nonomuraea angiospora genomic DNA:
CCCGCGGTGTGGTCGGACGAGGTGGCCGTGCTGCGCGAGGTGATCGAGTATCTCGCGGCGCTCGGCCACCGGCACATCGCCAGGGTGGCCGGGCTGCCGGGGCTGCTGCACACCAGGATCAGGGACGAGGCGTTCGCGGAGCTCTGCGCCGAGTCGGGGGTGGGCGAGCACCCGGTCGTCCACACCGACTACACGGGCGAGCAGGGCGCCCGCGCGACCAGGCGGCTGCTCAGCTCCCGGGCCAGGCCCACCGCGATCGTCTACGACAACGACATCATGGCGGTGGCCGGGCTGTCGGTCGCCCAGGAGATGCGCCTGGACGTCCCCTCCGAGCTGTCGATCGTGGGCTGGGATGACTCGCCGCTCTCCCAGGTGGTGCGGCCGCCGCTGACCGCGGTGACGCGCGACATCCCCGCCTGCGGCGCGCACGCCGCCCAGACCCTGCTCCGGCTGATCGACAGCGGGGAGACGGGGAGCCTGGAGGGGCCGCCGGCGCGCCTGCTGCCCCGGGGCAGCACCGCCCCCGCGGGCCGTGACCGAACCGTTTCACGGGCGATGTAGCCACAGGTCAGCGGCTCCATAAGGGGAAACATTTCAGCAATCTCCAAGGCTGGCTATTGTAACTTACCCGTTTAAGTGGTGAGATCCCTACACCATTGAATTTGGGCGCCAGTCGTGGGGATGCCCTCGCACATCCGCACGCCCTTTCGCACGGGAGTCCCGGCGCCCATCCGACCGATAGATCGGACAGCCCCATGCGACGAACGATGGCAGCGTGCAGCGCGGTCCTGCTGACGGTCCTGAGCGCGGCCTGCGCCACGAGTGGCCAGACGGAGACCAAACAGGCAGACCAGAACGCCCCCGCGACCCTGTCCTTCTGGTCCACGGGCGGAGATGACGAGACCGCGACCTTCCAGAAGGCGGCCGACCTCTACCACCAGAAGCATCCGAACGTGACGGTCAAGGTGCAGACCCTGTCGTGGAGCGACGCGTACGCCAAGTTGCTGGCGGCGGCCACCAGTCGCAACGGGCCCGACATCATCTCCGGCGGCATGACCTGGACCATCCAGTTCGGCACCAGGGGCGCCATGGTGGACCTGCGCAAGTACGGCGCCGACTCGCTCAAGGCGCAGGCGCTGCCCGCCCAGTGGGAGTCGGCCATCTCCCCCGACGGCTCGGTGTACGGCGTGCCGCTGGACATGTCGACCCTGGCCCTCTACTACCGCACGGACCTGCTGGAGAAGGCCAAGGTCGAGCCGCCCAAGACCTGGGAGGAGCTGACCGCGGCCATCGACAAGCTCAAGGCGGCCGGCGTGAAGAAGCCCTACAGCCAGGACTGGGGCAACCTGGACTGGATCGGCTACTTCAACTACCTCTACCAGGCGGGCGGCTCGTTCTACACCGCCGACTGCAAGCCCTCGCTCAACACCCCGCAGGCCGAGCAGGCGCTGACGTACTGGGCCGACCTCTACAAGAAGCACGGCGCGCCGACCGCCACCGTGGAGGGCTCCGACGCGCTGGACACCGGCACCGCGATGGTGGTGGCTGGCAACTGGATCGCCAAGGGCATCGACGTCAACAAGCCGAAGCTGAAGGGCAAGTGGGCGATGTCCACGATCCCCGCGGGGCCCGCCGGGCCGACCGCGTTCATCGGCGGCCGGGCGATCGGCGTGACCTCCTTCAGCAAGTACGTCGAGACGGGCGCGGACTTCGTCAAGTTCATGTACAGCGACGAGGCCATCGCCGCGATCTCGGACGAGGCGAAGAAGCGGAACATCTCCTACATCTCGCCGCGGGCCGACAAGATCGTGAACGGCTCGGTGTTCGCGCCCGAGCAGGCCCAGGTGTTCGAGGCGTCGATCAAGACGGGCAAGGCCGCGCCGGGCTGCCCGGGCTGGGACGAGAGCGCGCCGGACGTGACCAAGCAGCTCCAGTCGGTCATCCTCGGCAAGTCGGATGCCAAGACCGCGCTGGCGGAGGCCGCCAAGGTCATGGAGCGCAACGCCGGTTAGCCGCTCGCCGGGACCGGCGCGGCCCGGTCCCGGCCCCGATGATCCAGGAGTCTGACCCAGGAGTCGACATGGCCTCCCCCATCCCCCTGCGCAGCAGGCTGCGCCGCTACGGCACTTCGTACGCGATGCTGCTGCCCTTCCTCGCGCTGTTCGCGGGCTTTCTGATCTGGCCGCTGGCCAACTCCCTCTATCTGAGCTTCACGAAGTTCGACGGGATCAACCCCGCCGCGTTCACCGGCCTGGAGAACTTCCAGCAGTTGGCCTCGGACGCCAGGTTCCGCCACGCGCTGGGCAACACGGCCCTGTACGTGGTGGCCTCGGTCGTGCTCGGCACGCTGCTGTCGCTGGGCCTCGCCCTGGCCTTCAACGGCACCGGCTGGCTGCACCGGATCATGCGCACGGTGTTCTTCCTGCCGTCGGTGACCTCCTCCATCGCGCTCATGCTGATGTGGAAGTGGGTCCTCTACCCCAGCGACGTGGGCCTGGCCAACACCATCGTGGGCTGGTTCGGCGGCAAGGCGGTCGCCTGGCTGGCCACGCCGGGGCTGACGATTCCCATCCTGGTGGTGATGTCGGTGTGGGGCGGCATGGGCTACGGCATGGTGCTGTACGTGGCCGGGCTGGGCTCGATCCCCGAGGAGTACTACGAGGCAGCCAAGATCGACGGCGCCTCGACCTGGCACCGCTTCCGCCACATCACGCTGCCGCTGCTGCGCCCCGTCACCACGTACGTGGTGGTGACCGGCCTGATCGGCGCCTTCCAGGTGTTCGAGGCCGTCTACATCGTCTTCTCGACGGGCGCCAACACCATCGGCGGCGTGCTCGACTCGGGCCTGATGATCGTCCCCTACCTCTACGACCAGGGATTCACCCACTTCAGGCTGGGCTACGCCTCGGCGATCGCCTGGGTGCTCTTCCTGATCATCTTCGTGCTGAGCCTCGTCAACCTGCGCGTGGGCCGCGCCATGAAGGAGCTGTGATGGCCGTCGCCCCGATGGACACGATCGCCCCCGCGCCGCAGCCGTCCCGGCACGCGTCCCCGGCGGGCGGCAACCGGCGCGCGAAGATCAACGGGCATCTGCTGCGCCTGCCGTTCTACCTGCTGGCGCTGACGATGATCGCGCCGTTCTACTGGCTGCTCATCACGGTGTTCAAGCCGCCGAGGGAGCTGGCCAGGACGCCTCCGTCGTTCGTGCCGCAGAGCCCCACGGTCGCCAACTTCTACGACACGGAGTGGACCCCCAAGGGGATCAACCCCGGCCACCTGGCGGGCATCTTCCAGCGCTACCAGGTGGATCTCGGGTTCTGGCGGTTCATGCTCAACAGCCTCGTCATCACCACCGCCATCACCGTCGGGTCGCTGCTGATCTGCTCGCTGGCCGCGTACGTGATCTCCAAGCACGACATCAAGGGCCGGCGGACGATCTTCCTGCTGATCATCGCCTCGATGATGGTGCCCTGGCAGACGACGCTGATCCCCAACTACGTGATCATGCGGAACCTGGGCTGGCTGGACAGCTACGCCGCCTACATCGTGCCGGCGCTGGCCAAGGCGTTCGTGCTGTTCTTCCTGGTGCAGTTCCTGCAGTCGCTGCCGAACGAGCTGATCCAGGCGGCCAGGGTGGACGGCGCCGGGGAGTGGCGGATCTGGTGGAAGATCGTGCTGCCGCTGCTGCGGCCGGCGCTCGCCGCGATGTCGATCTTCATCGTGCTCGCGGAGTGGAACAACTTCCTCTGGCCGCTCATCATCGTCCAGAGCGACGAGATGGCGAACATACCCGTCGCGCTGGCCAGGCTCAACTCCTACTACGTGGGACCCGATCACCAGGGCGCGATCATGGCGGGCGGGCTGCTCGCGTCGGTCCCGACGATCACCTTCTTCGTGATCTTCCAGAAGTACTTCACCCGCGGCATCGCCCTCAGCGGCCTCAAGGGCTGACCGTTCCTAGGCAATATCTCCGGCGTCAGCCGGATCGCCATGACCTGGACCCGATCTAGGTCCGGGTGCACCCCGAACGGTCTTGGGTGCGGGGGGCTGCGCGAGTTGGCCGCCTGGGCCCCGGCAGGTCTTGCCGCCCTCGTGGGACGTGCCTACGGTCCTGGGCGGGCGCGTGGCCCCTTGCACTTTCGGAAGCGATACGGCCTGGCCGGTAGCTCTCCGCACCGCCATCCTCTGGTGGCGGACGGTCACACCTGGCCGACGCCGTATCGCATGCCCGAAAGCGCGTCGTGCGATCGCCACCGCAGCAGCATGATGCCGGGTGGCAGTGCTCTGCTAGCCCCTTCCCTGCCCTCACACTCCCGCCCGCCCCGTCACCCTTTCGCGAAGTTGCCCGCCGCACCAGGAGCACTCAAGATCAGCACGTCCAGACCAGCAGCGAGCCGGTACGTGCAGGGCTTGCCCCTCGCCGGATAATCGCTCTGAGTGATCGATAGGCTACCGAAACTCGCCGCTGCCGGGTAGAACATGTGAGCGATACCTGGAGCAGGGCGGCGCCTAAAGAGACCGGATTTCGATGACCCCGCCGGGGCTTCCAACCCATGACGTCTCATCGAACCACCACATCGTTGACACACCGCAGCACCGGCGCGCGGATCAGGGCCCGCTCGTCCAGGCCCGCAGTGTCGATCAGGAACTCGGCCCGCTCGCCCGGCAGCAGCGTGACGAGCTGGTCGTCGGCCTGGGCGGCCGGGTCCAGCCGGTCGGGGAAGACGGCCAGGTCGCGCAGGAGGGTGCGCGCGGTGACCGCCAGCCGGAGCCCGCCGGGGGTGGCCTCGGCCACGGTGTCGTAGCGCGGCTCGGGCAGGCGCAGGTCCCGGTCGGGCGCGAAGAACCACAGCGCCCGCCCCACCGCCAGGTCACCGCCGTCCGGCTCGGTGATCGCGGCGATCGGCCCGGTCTGCTCGCCCGAGTCGGTGATCGCGGCGGTGATCAGCTCGCTCGCCGGGTCTCCCGGCTCGGCGACGGGCGCGGCCAGCGGCAGGGTGACGACCGCCCGCGGCGGCACGTCCAGCGCGAGGTCCTGCGCCGCGAGCGCGCTGCCGTCGAAGCCGTGCCGTACGGCCCGCGCCGACGCCCGCCACGGCCGCGCGCTGTCGTTGACGGCGACCAGCGCCAGCCCGCCGTCGCGCGGCTGCACGGTCAGCAGCCGGTCGGCGTACGCCCTGCGCAGCGCGTGGAACAGCGGCTTGCGCCGCCCGTCCCCGTCCACGGCCGACCAGGACGTGACCGGCCAGCAGTCGTTGAGCTGCCAGACCACGCTGCCCGCGCAGTGCGGCCACAGGGCCCTGAAGTGCTCCACCCCGAGCTGGATGGCCCGCGCCTGGTTGACCTGGGTGAGGTAGTGCCAGTCGTCGAAGGTCCCGGGGACCGGGAAGTGCGGCTTGAGCCCGACGGCCAGCTTGAGGTTGCCGTCGACGGCCTTCTGGTGGTGCAGCAGGCCCCGGGAGTCGGGCAGCAGCGGCTCGTCGCTGATCGCCCGGCGGATCGTGGCGTACGCGGCTGGCCCCTGGAAGCCGAACTCGGCGGCCATGCGCGGCCGGTAGTCGCGGTAGACGGTGTAGTCGCGCTCGTTCCACACGTCCCAGATGTGCATGGTGCCGCGGGCCGGGTCGTTGGGCGGCAGGTCCATGGAGCCCGAGTAGGGGCTGCCCGGCCAGTACGGGCGGGTCGGGTCCAGCTCGGCCACCACGCGCGGCAGCGTCTCCAGGTAGAAGCCGCCTCCCCAGCTGCGCCCCTGGAGCGGCTCCTGCCAGCCCCAGTCGGCGTAGCCCTCGATGTTCTCGTTGTTGCCGCACCACAGGACCAGGCTCGGGTGCGCGCTCAGCCGGGCGACCTGCTCGCGCGCCTCCGCCTCCACCTCGGCCCCGATCGGGTCCTCCTCGGGGTAGGCGGCGCAGGCGAACGGGAAGTCCTGCCAGACCATCAGCCCGAGCCGGTCGCACAGGTCGTAGAAGTCCTCGCTCTCGTACAGGCCGCCGCCCCACACGCGGACGAGGTTGACGTTCGTCTCGCAGGCCTGGGCGAGCCGGGCGGCGTAGCGGTCGCGGCCCACCCTGGTGGGGAAGCAGTCGTCGGGGATCCAGTTCACCCCTCTGACGAACACCTCGACCCCGTTGACGGCCAGGGTGAACGCGCCGTCCTCGGTACGCAGGCGCACCTCGCGCAGCCCGATCTCGCGGCGCCACACGTCCTCGCCGGCGGTCACCTCAAGCTCGTAGAGCGGCTGCTCGCCGTACCCTCGCGGCCACCACAGCTCCGGGTCGGGCACCTCCAGCGTGAGCACGACCTCGTCACCGTCCTCGGGGATCACGGCGCGGGCCGCCACCCCCTTGATCGCCGCGCTCACCTCGGCGGCGCCCGTCTTCTCCACCCGGACGTGGACGTCCACCCGGGCCGTCCCGTCCTCGACGGTCACCAGCGGCCGGACCTCGGCGATCCTGACCCCGCTCCACTCGTGCAGCCCGATCGGCCGCCAGATGCCCGCCGTGATCAGCGTCGGGCCCCAGTCCCAGCCGAAGTTGCAGGCCATCTTCCTGATGAAGTTGTAGGGCTGGGTGTAGGCGCCGGGCCGGTGGCCGAGCTCCTCCCGCAGCCGCTCGGCGTATTCGAGCGCCGACCCGAACGTGACCGTCAGCCGGTTGCTCCCGGTCCGCAGCGCGTGGCGCACGTCGAACCGGTACGAGCGGTGCATGTTGGCCGACTCGCCCACCCGGACGCCGTTGAGCTCGACCGCCGCCACGGTGTCGAGCCCCTGGCACACGAGGTCGACGTGCTGGTGCCCGGTGCCGTCCCAGGAGAACTCCGTCTCGTAACGCCACTCGGTGCGCCCGATCCAGGCCAGGTGGGTCTCGTTGTCGTCGAGGTAGGGATCGGGGATCAGCCCCGCCGCGAGCAGGTCGGTGTGCACGCAACCCGGGACGGTGGCCGGGGCCCGCACGTCGCCGCTCGCGGAGCGGACGGTCCAGGCTTCATGAAGGGGGCGGAACGGGCTCATCAACCCTCCGGGCTCGAGCAGCGGGAATTGTCATCGCATCACTAAACCCGTTTAGTTTCAACGTTTCGCTGAACGGGTTCATGTACGGGGGCGGTGCTGCCCCTGCTGACCATGCGCGGGTTGGCCAGACGCGCGTCGGCCACCTCTCGGCCCCGGACCAGATCGAGCAGGGCGCGGGCGGCGTGGGCGCCGCAGGCGGCGATGTCCCTGCTGACCGCCGTCAGGTGCGGCCGGGCCAGCAGGCACAGGGCGGAGTCGTCCCAGGCCACGACGGCCAGCTCGCCGGGCACCGAGATCCCGGCCTCGCGGGCGGCGGCGGTGCCCGCGACCGCCATCACGTCGTTGTCGTACACGATGGCGGTGGGCCGGTCCGGCCCGCGCAGCAGGTCGAGCGTGGCCCGCTCGCCGCTCTCGCCGCCGTAGTCGGCGTACACGGTGACGCTCTCGACGCCCAGCCTGGCGGCGGTGGCCCGCATGGCGGCGGTCCTGACGCCGGTGTGCATCAGCTCCTCGGGGCCCGCGACCCTGGCGATCCTGCGATGCCCCAGCCCGGCCAGGTGCTCGATCACGGCGGCGAGCGCGCCGCCGTCGTCGATCCACACGGCCGGCAGCCGCCCGGTCCCGCCGGGGCCGCCGATGACGACGGCGGGCAGCCGCAGCTCCTCCAGCACGGCGATCCTGGCGTCCTGGACCCGCAGGTCCACGACGAACACTCCGGCGACCCGGTGCTGCGCCCACCATTTCCGGTAGATCGCGATCTCGGCCTCGTGGTCCTCGGTCATCTGCAGCAGCAGCCCCACGGACGCGGCCGACAGCGTGGCCTCGATGCCGGAGATCAGCTGCATGAAGAACGGCTCCAGCCCGAGCGTGCGCGCCGGTCGGTCCACGACCAGGCCCAGCACGTCGGGCCGGCCGTCGAACAGGGCCCGCGCCAGGCTGTTGGGCTGCCAGCCCAGCTCGGCGGCGATGGCCTGGATGCGGCGGCGCGTCTCGCTGGAGACGCCGGGACGGCCGTTGAGCGCGAACGACACGGCCCCCTTCGAGACGCCGGCCCTGCGCGCGATGTCGTCGATCGTGGGTCGCTTCATCGGCCGCCCCCTGGATTTACCGGTTCATATATCGCCCAGCGCGACTCTACGGCAAATGACACCGCCCGCCGCACCCCTTGCGGGGTCCGGCGGGCGGATGGGAGATGAAGCGGCGGGTCAGCGCTCGAAGCGATTTCCCATGTGGCGGCGGGTCAGCGCTTCGAGCGGCGGCCCGAGTTGCGGTGGGTCAGCGCTCGAAGCGGCGACCCGGGCTACGACGGGTCAGCGCTCGAAGCGGCGGCCCGAGTTGTTGCGGCGGTAGCCGCCGCCGTTGCCGCGCTCGTCCGAGCGGCCGCCGCCGGAGCGGTAGCCGTCGCGCGGGCCGCGCTCGTCGGGGCGGGAGCCGCCGCGCTCGCGGTCGGCCGCCGAGAACGGGCGGCTGCGGTCGGAGGCGTAGCGTCCGCCACGGTCGTCCGAACGGTAGCCGCCGCCACCGCGCTGCTGGCCGCGGTCGTCCTGGCGGAACGGCCGGTCGTCCGAGCGGTAGCCGCCGCGCGGCCCGCTGTCACGGCGCCGGTCGTCACCGAAGGTCCGCGGCTCCTGCGAGCGCCCGAACGGCCGCTCACCCTCGGCGTGCGGCCGGGAACGACGGTCCTCACCGGAGTTGAAGGGCCGCTCGCCGTCTGTGTGACGGCGCGGGCGACGGTCCTCACCGGAGTTGAAGGAACGCCCACCGTCCTCGTGACGGCGCGGACGACGGTCCTCGCCGGAACCGTACGAACGCTCGCCGTCCTCGTGACGCCGGGGGCGGCGGTCGCCGTCGAAGTCGCGGCGGGGACGGCGGCCGTTGCGGCGCTCGCCCTGGCCGCCGCCGCCCTCACGGCGGGGGCGGAGGGGCTTGCGCACGTCCGGCTCCCAGACCGGGATGGCCTCGCCGCTCGGCATGCGGGCGCCGGTCACCTCGGCCACCCGCGGGTGACCGGGCGTGGCCTTCAGGCGGAACGGGTGGATGCCGGCCCGCCGGGTGAGCGCGTCGGTGGAGCGGCGCTCGCTGGGCAGCACCAGCGTGACCACGGTGCCCTTCTCACCGGCGCGGGCGGTGCGGCCGCCCCGGTGCAGGTAGCTCTTGTGGTCCTGGGGCGGGTCCACGTGCAGCACCAGGCTGATGTTGTCGACGTGGATGCCGCGCGCCGCGACGTCGGTGCAGACGAGCACGTTGATGGCGCCCTCGCGGAACTCGGCGAGGATGCGGGTGCGCTGGTTCTGGCGCTTGCCGCCGTGCAGGCCGCCCGACTTGACGCCGACCCTGGCCAGCTGCTTGCAGAGCCGGTCGACGCCGTGCTGGGTGCGGACGAAGATGATCGTACGGCCCTCACGGTTGGCGATCTCGGCGGTGACGTCGAACTTCTCGTCGCGCGTGACCTGCATCACGTGGTGCTCCATGGTGTCGACCGGCGAGGTCGCGGGGGCCACGGAGTGGGTGATCGGGTTCTTGAGGAAGCGCTGCACCAGCTTGTCGACGTCGCCGTCGAGCGTGGCGGAGAACAGCAGCCGCTGCCCGTCGGCCGGGGTCTGCGCGAGCAGGTCGGTGACGACGGGGAAGAAGCCGAGGTCGCACATGTGGTCGGCCTCGTCCAGGACGCTGACCTCGACGTCGGCGAGCGAGCACTCGCCCTGCCGGATGAGGTCGCCGAGCCGGCCGGGCGTGGCGATGACGATGTCGACGCCGCGCCGCAGCGCCTCGATCTGCTTGCCCATGGACATGCCGCCCACGACGACCTTCATGCGCAGCCCCAGGCCGCGGCCGAGCGGCTCCAGGGCGTCGTGCACCTGGAGCGCGAGCTCACGGGTGGGCACGAGGATCATCGCGCGGGGGTGGCCGGGAGCCGGCCGCACGCCCGCGAGGCGGGCCATGGTGGGCAGTCCGAACGCGAGCGTCTTGCCGGAGCCGGTCTGGCCGCGGCCGAGCACGTCGTTGCCGGCGAGCACGTCGGGAATCGTCGCGCTCTGGATGGGGAACGGGCTGTCGATGCCCTGCTTGGCCAGCCCGTTGATGAGCGGCTTGGGCAGGCCCAGCAGCTCGAACTCCGACGGCCTCGGGTCGGCGTCTCTACCAGAGGCCGAGGCCGTGGGGCCGGAAGGGGCCGGCGAGTCGGAGGCCGCCGCACCGGCGGTCTCGTCGAACGCGGGCATGACAGCGTCAAGCATGGTCACGAAAGTCGTGCCTTTCCGTCGAAGTGGCACGTCACTTCTGCGAAAGGACGAGCCGGGACGTGCGGCGCACGCCGCACAGGGGTTCTGGTCACCCGCCATACGGGCGGGTCAAATCATTTAAGGGGGGAACACACCGGGCACCGGCCGCAGGCGATGCAGACGCGCGATGAGACGTCAGGTGCGTTTGGTACCAACGCCGGGATGCTATCTGAAATTCCCGGGGCGGGTCCGGACCTTCCGCAACCCTCTATGGCACGCCGAAGCGGCTGACGAGTCAGCGTCAGCCGTTTCAGCAGAAAAGATCAGACATTGAATCCTAGCATACGGAGCTGCTCGCGCCCCTCGTCGGTGATCTTGTCCGGGCCCCATGGCGGCAGCCAGACCCAGTTGATCTTCACGTCGGACACCATGCCCTCGAGCGCCGAGTGGGCCTGGTCCTCGATGACGTCGGTCAGCGGGCAGGCCGCGCTGGTCAGCGTCATGTCAATGGTGGCCACGGGCCGCGCGCCGTCGGCCGGGTCGAGGTTGAGCCCGTAGATGAGGCCCAGGTCGACCACGTTGATGCCGAGCTCCGGGTCCACGACGTCCTTGAGCGCCTCCATGACCTCGTCGACGGTGGTCTCACCGTCGAAGTCGGTCGGAGTCTCCACGGGCTTACTCATCGGGCACTCCTCACTACCGCATCCTTGTAGGCCATCCACGAAAGCAGCGCGCATTTGACGCGCGCCGGGAACTTGGCCACGCCCGCGAACGCGACCGCGTCGCCGAGCACGTCTTCGTCGGCCTCCACCTGTCCCCTGCCCTGCATGAGCCTGGTGAACTCGTCGACCACGGAGAGCGTCTCCTCGACCGTCGAGCCGGTGGTGAGCTCGTGCAGCACCGAGGCGGCGGCCTGGCTGATCGAACAGCCCTGACCGTCGTAGGAGACGTCCAGGACCTTGCCGCCGTCGCCCACCTTCACCCTGAGCGTGATCTCGTCGCCGCACGTGGGATTGACGTGGTGAACCTCGGCGTCGTACGGCTCACGCAGCCCCCGCCCCTGCGGGTGCTTGTAGTGCTCCAGGATCAGCTCCTGGTACATCGACTCGCCGATCATGGCTATGCGAACACCTTCTGAACGTGATGGAGGCCGCGGACCAGGGCGTCGATCTCGCCCGTGGTGTTGTACAGGTAGAACGACGCCCGCGTGGTCGCCGGTATTCCAAAGCGTAGGTGCAGGGGACGCGCGCAGTGGTGACCGACGCGTACGGCGACGCCGAACTGGTCGTCGAGGATCTGGCCGACGTCGTGCGGGTGGACGCCCTCCAGCGTGAACGACACCGTGCCGCCCCGCTGCTCCAGCGAGTCGGGACCGATGAAACGCAGGGTGGGCACCTCGCGCAGGGCGTCGAGCGCGTAGGCCGTCAGCGTGCGCTCGTGCGCCTCGATGGCCTCCATGCCGACCTCGGTGAGGTAGTCGACGGCCGCGCCCAGCCCGATGGCCTCGACGATCGGCGGCGTGCCGGCCTCGAACTTGTGCGGCACCGGCGCGTACGTCGAGTGGTCCATCCAGACCGCCTCGATCATCTCGCCGCCGCCCAGGAACGGGGGCATGGCGTCGAGCAGCTCGGCCTTGCCCCACAGGACGCCGATGCCCGACGGGCCGACCATCTTGTGGCCGGTGAAGGCCACGAAGTCGGCGCCCAGCTCGGTGACGTTGACCGGGTGGTGCGGCACGGACTGCGAGGCGTCCAGCATGATCAGCGCGCCGACCTCGTGCGCCCGCCTGGCCACCTCGGCGACCGGGTTGACGGTGCCGAGCACGTTGGACTGGTGGGCGATCGAGACGATCTTCGTCCGCTCGGTGATCACGGACGGGTCGTAGTCGAGCCGTCCGTCGTCGGTGACGCCGAACCACTTCAGCGTCGCGCCGGTGCGCTGCGCGAGCAGCTGCCACGGCACGATGTTGGAGTGGTGCTCCATCTCGGAGATGACGATCTCGTCGCCGGCCCCGAGCGTGAAGCGCGGATCGGTGTTGATGGGGTTGCCGAAGGCGTACGCGACGAGGTTGAGCGCCTCGGAGGCGTTCTTGGTGAAGATCACCTCGTCGCGCGACGGCGCCCCGACGAACGCGGCGACCTTGTCGCGGGCGCTCTCGTAGGCGTCGGTCGATTC
This region includes:
- a CDS encoding cysteine desulfurase, with protein sequence MTQLSFDVEKIRKDFPVFSRELPDGRPLVYLDSGNSSQKPTQVIETMRDHFALHYSNVGRAMHVLGAESTDAYESARDKVAAFVGAPSRDEVIFTKNASEALNLVAYAFGNPINTDPRFTLGAGDEIVISEMEHHSNIVPWQLLAQRTGATLKWFGVTDDGRLDYDPSVITERTKIVSIAHQSNVLGTVNPVAEVARRAHEVGALIMLDASQSVPHHPVNVTELGADFVAFTGHKMVGPSGIGVLWGKAELLDAMPPFLGGGEMIEAVWMDHSTYAPVPHKFEAGTPPIVEAIGLGAAVDYLTEVGMEAIEAHERTLTAYALDALREVPTLRFIGPDSLEQRGGTVSFTLEGVHPHDVGQILDDQFGVAVRVGHHCARPLHLRFGIPATTRASFYLYNTTGEIDALVRGLHHVQKVFA
- a CDS encoding metal-sulfur cluster assembly factor, which produces MSKPVETPTDFDGETTVDEVMEALKDVVDPELGINVVDLGLIYGLNLDPADGARPVATIDMTLTSAACPLTDVIEDQAHSALEGMVSDVKINWVWLPPWGPDKITDEGREQLRMLGFNV
- the sufU gene encoding Fe-S cluster assembly sulfur transfer protein SufU; this encodes MIGESMYQELILEHYKHPQGRGLREPYDAEVHHVNPTCGDEITLRVKVGDGGKVLDVSYDGQGCSISQAAASVLHELTTGSTVEETLSVVDEFTRLMQGRGQVEADEDVLGDAVAFAGVAKFPARVKCALLSWMAYKDAVVRSAR